The following proteins come from a genomic window of Dromaius novaehollandiae isolate bDroNov1 chromosome 19, bDroNov1.hap1, whole genome shotgun sequence:
- the CLTC gene encoding clathrin heavy chain 1 isoform X2, which produces MAQILPIRFQEHLQLQNLGINPANIGFSTLTMESDKFICIREKVGEQAQVVIIDMNDPSNPIRRPISADSAIMNPASKVIALKAGKTLQIFNIEMKSKMKAHTMTDDVTFWKWISLNTVALVTDNAVYHWSMEGESQPVKMFDRHSSLAGCQIINYRTDAKQKWLLLTGISAQQNRVVGAMQLYSVDRKVSQPIEGHAASFAQFKMEGNAEESTLFCFAVRGQAGGKLHIIEVGTPPTGNQPFPKKAVDVFFPPEAQNDFPVAMQISDKHDVVFLITKYGYIHLYDLETGTCIYMNRISGETIFVTAQHEATAGIIGVNRKGQVLSVCVEEENIIPYITNVLQNPDLALRMAVRNNLAGAEELFARKFNALFAQGNYSEAAKVAANAPKGILRTPDTIRRFQSVPAQPGQTSPLLQYFGILLDQGQLNKYESLELCRPVLQQGRKQLLEKWLKEDKLECSEELGDLVKSVDPTLALSVYLRANVPNKVIQCFAETGQVQKIVLYAKKVGYTPDWIFLLRNVMRISPDQGQQFAQMLVQDEEPLADITQIVDVFMEYNLIQQCTAFLLDALKNNRPSEGPLQTRLLEMNLMHAPQVADAILGNQMFTHYDRAHIAQLCEKAGLLQRALEHFTDLYDIKRAVVHTHLLNPEWLVNYFGSLSVEDSLECLRAMLSANIRQNLQICVQVASKYHEQLSTQSLIELFESFKSFEGLFYFLGSIVNFSQDPDVHFKYIQAACKTGQIKEVERICRESNCYDPERVKNFLKEAKLTDQLPLIIVCDRFDFVHDLVLYLYRNNLQKYIEIYVQKVNPSRLPVVIGGLLDVDCSEDVIKNLILVVRGQFSTDELVAEVEKRNRLKLLLPWLEARIHEGCEEPATHNALAKIYIDSNNNPERFLRENPYYDSRVVGKYCEKRDPHLACVAYERGQCDLELINVCNENSLFKSLSRYLVRRKDPELWASVLLESNPYRRPLIDQVVQTALSETQDPEEVSVTVKAFMTADLPNELIELLEKIVLDNSVFSEHRNLQNLLILTAIKADRTRVMEYINRLDNYDAPDIANIAISNELFEEAFAIFRKFDVNTSAVQVLIEHIGNLDRAYEFAERCNEPAVWSQLAKAQLQKGMVKEAIDSYIKADDPSSYMEVVQAANASGNWEELVKYLQMARKKARESYVETELIFALAKTNRLAELEEFINGPNNAHIQQVGDRCYDEKMYEAAKLLYNNVSNFGRLASTLVHLGEYQAAVDGARKANSTRTWKEVCFACVDGKEFRLAQMCGLHIVVHADELEELINYYQDRGYFEELITMLEAALGLERAHMGMFTELAILYSKFKPQKMREHLELFWSRVNIPKVLRAAEQAHLWAELVFLYDKYEEYDNAIITMMNHPTDAWKEGQFKDIITKVANVELYYKAVQFYLEFKPLLLNDLLMVLSPRLDHTRAVTFFTKVKQLPLVKPYLRSVQNHNNKSVNESLNNLFIIEEDYQALRTSIDAYDNFDNISLAQRLEKHELIEFRRIAAYLFKGNNRWKQSVELCKKDRLYKDAMQYASESKDTELAEELLQWFLQENKKECFGACLFTCYDLLRPDVVLETAWRHNIMDFAMPYFIQVMKEYLTKVDKLDASESLRKEEEQATETQPIVYGQPQLMLTAGPSVAVPPQAPFGYGYTAPPYGQPQPGFGYSM; this is translated from the exons atggcccaGATCCTGCCCATCCGCTTCCAGGAGCATCTCCAG CTCCAAAATCTGGGCATCAACCCAGCAAACATTGGCTTCAGCACTCTGACAATGGAATCTGACAAATTTATCTGCATAAGAGAGAAAGTAGGAGAACAGGCTCAAGTGGTGATCATTGACATGAATGACCCCAGCAACCCTATTCGAAGACCAATTTCAGCTGACAGTGCTATCATGAACCCTGCTAGTAAAGTCATTGCATTAAAAG CTGGGAAAACACTTCAAATATTTAACATTGAAATGAAGAGCAAAATGAAGGCTCATACAATGACGGATGATGTCACCTTCTGGAAGTGGATTTCTCTGAATACCGTTGCTCTCGTAACGGATAATGCAGTCTACCATTGGAGCATGGAGGGGGAGTCCCAGCCTGTGAAAATGTTTGATCGCCATTCTAGTCTTGCTGGCTGCCAGATCATCAACTACCGTACTGATGCTAAGCAGAAGTGGCTACTGCTAACTGGCATATCTGCCCAG CAAAATCGTGTTGTGGGAGCAATGCAGCTCTATTCTGTAGATAGAAAAGTGTCGCAACCTATCGAAGGGCATGCAGCTAGCTTTGCGCAGTTCAAGATGGAAGGAAATGCTGAAGAATCCACacttttctgttttgcagtaAGAGGGCAAGCTGGGGGTAAG TTGCATATCATTGAAGTTGGCACACCACCAACAGGGAATCAGCCGTTTCCAAAGAAAGCAGTGGATGTCTTCTTTCCTCCTGAAGCACAAAATGACTTTCCTGTTGCAATGCAG ATCAGTGACAAGCATGATGTGGTGTTTCTGATAACAAAATATGGCTATATCCACTTGTATGACCTTGAAACTGGCACCTGTATCTACATGAACAGAATCAGTGGAGAGACCATATTTGTTACTGCACAGcatgaagcaacagctgggattATAGGAGTCAACAGAAAGGGACAA GTGCTATCAGTGTGTGTGGAAGAAGAGAATATTATTCCCTATATCACGAATGTGCTGCAGAATCCTGACCTAGCTTTGCGAATGGCTGTCCGCAAcaacctggcaggagctgaggaACTCTTTGCCAGGAAATTCAATGCACTGTTTGCGCAAGGGAACTACTCGGAGGCAGCGAAAGTGGCAGCTAATGCCCCAAAG GGAATCCTGCGTACTCCAGACACCATACGCCGGTTCCAGAGTGTTCCAGCTCAGCCGGGACAGACTTCCCCTTTACTGCAGTATTTTGGCATTCTGCTTGATCAAGGGCAGCTGAATAAGTACGAGTCCCTGGAACTCTGCAGACCGGTGCTTCAGCAGGGACGCAAACAGCTCTTGGAAAAATGGTTAAAAGAAGATAAG TTGGAGTGCTCAGAGGAGCTGGGAGACCTCGTGAAGTCTGTAGACCCTACATTAGCGCTTAGTGTCTATCTAAGAGCCAACGTTCCGAACAAAGTCATCCAGTGTTTTGCTGAAACAGGACAAGTCCAGAAGATTGTTTTGTATGCTAAGAAG GTTGGATATACTCCAGACTGGATTTTCTTGCTGAGGAATGTAATGAGAATCAGCCCTGATCAAGGACAGCAGTTTGCACAAATGCTTGTTCAGGATGAAGAGCCTCTTGCAGACATAACACAA ATTGTGGATGTCTTTATGGAATATAACCTAATTCAGCAATGTACAGCCTTCTTGCTGGATGCACTGAAGAATAATCGTCCCTCAGAAGGTCCCCTGCAGACACGTTTACTTGAGATGAACCTCATGCATGCACCTCAG GTCGCAGATGCTATCTTGGGAAACCAAATGTTTACTCATTATGACCGGGCTCACATAGCTCAGCTGTGTGAGAAAGCTGGTTTGCTGCAGAGAGCGCTAGAACACTTCACAGACTTGTATGACATTAAACGTGCGGTAGTTCACACTCATCTTCTCAATCCTGAG TGGTTGGTGAATTATTTTGGCTCCTTATCAGTAGAAGACTCTCTGGAGTGTTTGCGTGCTATGTTATCTGCTAACATTCGTCAGAACCTGCAGATTTGTGTCCAGGTAGCTTCAAAATACCATGAACAACTATCAACACAGTCACTTATAGAGCTGTTTGAGTCTTTCAAGAGCTTTGAAG gtttgttttatttcctgGGCTCTATTGTAAACTTCAGCCAGGATCCAGATGTGCACTTCAAATATATTCAAGCTGCATGCAAGACTGGACAAATCAAAGAAGTAGAAAGAATCTGCAGGGAAAGCAACTGCTATGATCCAGAACGTGTTAAAAACTTCCTCAAG GAAGCAAAACTGACTGACCAGTTACCACTCATCATTGTGTGTGATCGTTTTGACTTTGTCCATGACCTGGTGCTGTACTTGTACAGAAATAATCTCCAAAAATACATAGAGATTTATGTACAGAAG GTGAATCCAAGCCGTCTGCCTGTTGTTATTGGTGGATTGCTTGATGTGGATTGCTCTGAAGATGTGATAAAGAACCTTATCCTTGTGGTGAGAGGTCAGTTTTCGACTGATGAACTTGTTGCAGaggtggagaaaagaaacag GCTGAAACTACTTTTGCCCTGGCTGGAGGCAAGAATTCACGAGGGTTGTGAGGAGCCTGCAACTCACAATGCACTGGCTAAAATATACATTGATAGCAACAACAACCCAGAAAGATTCCTGCGTGAGAATCCTTATTATGATAGTCGTGTTGTTGGCAAGTACTGTGAGAAGAGAGACCCTCACCTAGCCTGTGTGGCTTATGAGCGTGGACAGTGCGACTTGGAGCTTATTAAT GTATGCAATGAGAACTCTCTCTTCAAAAGCCTTTCCCGCTACTTAGTTCGCCGTAAAGACCCTGAGCTGTGGGCAAGTGTACTACTGGAAAGCAACCCTTACAGAAGACCACTAATTGACCAG GTTGTACAGACTGCACTGTCAGAGACACAGGACCCTGAGGAAGTCTCTGTTACTGTGAAGGCCTTCATGACTGCTGATCTTCCCAATGAGCTCATTGAGTTGCTGGAGAAAATTGTTCTTGACAACTCTGTGTTCAGTGAACATAG aaatcTGCAGAACCTCCTCATTCTTACAGCTATTAAGGCTGATCGTACCCGTGTCATGGAGTATATCAATCGCCTGGATAACTACGATGCTCCTGACATAGCAAATATAGCTATCAGTAATGAGCTCTTTGAGGAGGCATTTGCTATCTTCAGGAAGTTTGATGTCAACACATCAGCTGTACAG GTATTAATAGAGCACATCGGAAACCTGGATCGTGCATATGAATTTGCTGAACGCTGCAATGAGCCTGCTGTGTGGAGTCAGCTTGCTAAAGCACAGCTTCAGAAAGGGATGGTAAAGGAAGCGATTGACTCCTATATTAAAGCAGATGATCCTTCCTCATACATGGAAGTTGTTCAAGCTGCCAATGCCAGTG GAAACTGGGAAGAACTGGTGAAATATCTCCAGATGGCACGCAAGAAGGCCCGGGAGTCATATGTGGAAACAGAATTAATCTTTGCGCTCGCTAAAACAAACCGTCTAGCAGAGCTAGAGGAGTTTATCAATGGACCCAACAATGCACATATCCAGCAA GTTGGTGATCGCTGTTACGATGAAAAGATGTATGAAGCAGCTAAACTCTTGTATAACAATGTGTCCAACTTCGGCCGTTTAGCCTCAACTTTAGTTCACCTAGGTGAATACCAGGCAGCTGTGGATGGTGCTCGGAAAGCAAACAGTACTCGGACATGGAAAGAG GTCTGCTTTGCTTGTGTTGATGGAAAAGAGTTCCGCCTGGCCCAGATGTGTGGACTTCATATTGTAGTGCATGCAGATGAATTGGAAGAGCTAATCAACTACTACCAG GATCGTGGCTACTTTGAGGAGCTCATAACTATGTTGGAAGCAGCACTTGGACTTGAGCGAGCGCATATGGGAATGTTTACAGAACTAGCAATTCTCTACTCCAAATTTAAGCCACAGAAGATGAGGGAGCACTTGGAACTGTTCTGGTCCAGAGTCAACATACCAAAG GTTCTGAGAGCTGCAGAACAAGCCCATCTCTGGGCTGAACTGGTGTTCTTGTATGATAAGTATGAAGAATATGATAATGCTATAATCACAATGATGAATCACCCAACAGATGCTTGGAAAGAAGGACAGTTCAAAGATATCATCACTAAG GTGGCCAATGTGGAGCTATATTACAAGGCAGTTCAATTCTATTTGGAATTTAAACCTCTGTTGCTCAATGATCTGCTGATGGTGTTGTCCCCTCGGCTTGACCACACTCGTGCTGTCACTTTCTTCACAAAG GTTAAACAGCTACCACTGGTTAAGCCTTACTTGCGCTCAGTTCAGAATCACAACAACAAATCAGTGAATGAGTCCCTGAACAACCTCTTCATTATTGAAGAAGACTACCAG GCTCTTAGGACTTCTATAGATGCTTATGACAACTTTGACAACATTTCCCTTGCTCAACGTTTGGAGAAACATGAACTGATAGAATTCCGAAGAATTGCTGCTTATCTCTTCAAAGGAAACAACCGCTGGAAACAGAGTGTAGAACTCTGCAAGAAAGACAGACTGTATAAG GACGCAATGCAGTATGCTTCAGAATCCAAAGATACTGAGTTGGCAGAAGAATTGCTGCAGTGGTTCTTGCAGGAGAACAAGAAAGAATGCTTTGGTGCTTGTCTTTTCACCTGCTATGACCTCCTAAGGCCAGATGTTGTTTTGGAAACGGCATGGAGGCACAACATCATGGACTTTGCCATGCCCTACTTTATTCAGGTCATGAAGGAATACTTGACCAAG GTGGATAAACTGGATGCATCAGAGTCtttgagaaaggaagaggagcaaGCTACAGAAACGCAACCTATTGTTTATG GTCAGCCTCAGCTAATGTTGACAGCAGGACCCAGTGTTGCAGTTCCTCCACAAGCACCTTTTGGCTACGGCTACACTGCACCTCCCTATGGGCAACCTCAGCCTGGCTTTGGGTACAGCATGTAA
- the CLTC gene encoding clathrin heavy chain 1 isoform X1: MAQILPIRFQEHLQLQNLGINPANIGFSTLTMESDKFICIREKVGEQAQVVIIDMNDPSNPIRRPISADSAIMNPASKVIALKAGKTLQIFNIEMKSKMKAHTMTDDVTFWKWISLNTVALVTDNAVYHWSMEGESQPVKMFDRHSSLAGCQIINYRTDAKQKWLLLTGISAQQNRVVGAMQLYSVDRKVSQPIEGHAASFAQFKMEGNAEESTLFCFAVRGQAGGKLHIIEVGTPPTGNQPFPKKAVDVFFPPEAQNDFPVAMQISDKHDVVFLITKYGYIHLYDLETGTCIYMNRISGETIFVTAQHEATAGIIGVNRKGQVLSVCVEEENIIPYITNVLQNPDLALRMAVRNNLAGAEELFARKFNALFAQGNYSEAAKVAANAPKGILRTPDTIRRFQSVPAQPGQTSPLLQYFGILLDQGQLNKYESLELCRPVLQQGRKQLLEKWLKEDKLECSEELGDLVKSVDPTLALSVYLRANVPNKVIQCFAETGQVQKIVLYAKKVGYTPDWIFLLRNVMRISPDQGQQFAQMLVQDEEPLADITQIVDVFMEYNLIQQCTAFLLDALKNNRPSEGPLQTRLLEMNLMHAPQVADAILGNQMFTHYDRAHIAQLCEKAGLLQRALEHFTDLYDIKRAVVHTHLLNPEWLVNYFGSLSVEDSLECLRAMLSANIRQNLQICVQVASKYHEQLSTQSLIELFESFKSFEGLFYFLGSIVNFSQDPDVHFKYIQAACKTGQIKEVERICRESNCYDPERVKNFLKEAKLTDQLPLIIVCDRFDFVHDLVLYLYRNNLQKYIEIYVQKVNPSRLPVVIGGLLDVDCSEDVIKNLILVVRGQFSTDELVAEVEKRNRLKLLLPWLEARIHEGCEEPATHNALAKIYIDSNNNPERFLRENPYYDSRVVGKYCEKRDPHLACVAYERGQCDLELINVCNENSLFKSLSRYLVRRKDPELWASVLLESNPYRRPLIDQVVQTALSETQDPEEVSVTVKAFMTADLPNELIELLEKIVLDNSVFSEHRNLQNLLILTAIKADRTRVMEYINRLDNYDAPDIANIAISNELFEEAFAIFRKFDVNTSAVQVLIEHIGNLDRAYEFAERCNEPAVWSQLAKAQLQKGMVKEAIDSYIKADDPSSYMEVVQAANASGNWEELVKYLQMARKKARESYVETELIFALAKTNRLAELEEFINGPNNAHIQQVGDRCYDEKMYEAAKLLYNNVSNFGRLASTLVHLGEYQAAVDGARKANSTRTWKEVCFACVDGKEFRLAQMCGLHIVVHADELEELINYYQDRGYFEELITMLEAALGLERAHMGMFTELAILYSKFKPQKMREHLELFWSRVNIPKVLRAAEQAHLWAELVFLYDKYEEYDNAIITMMNHPTDAWKEGQFKDIITKVANVELYYKAVQFYLEFKPLLLNDLLMVLSPRLDHTRAVTFFTKVKQLPLVKPYLRSVQNHNNKSVNESLNNLFIIEEDYQALRTSIDAYDNFDNISLAQRLEKHELIEFRRIAAYLFKGNNRWKQSVELCKKDRLYKDAMQYASESKDTELAEELLQWFLQENKKECFGACLFTCYDLLRPDVVLETAWRHNIMDFAMPYFIQVMKEYLTKVDAIKEKVDKLDASESLRKEEEQATETQPIVYGQPQLMLTAGPSVAVPPQAPFGYGYTAPPYGQPQPGFGYSM, from the exons atggcccaGATCCTGCCCATCCGCTTCCAGGAGCATCTCCAG CTCCAAAATCTGGGCATCAACCCAGCAAACATTGGCTTCAGCACTCTGACAATGGAATCTGACAAATTTATCTGCATAAGAGAGAAAGTAGGAGAACAGGCTCAAGTGGTGATCATTGACATGAATGACCCCAGCAACCCTATTCGAAGACCAATTTCAGCTGACAGTGCTATCATGAACCCTGCTAGTAAAGTCATTGCATTAAAAG CTGGGAAAACACTTCAAATATTTAACATTGAAATGAAGAGCAAAATGAAGGCTCATACAATGACGGATGATGTCACCTTCTGGAAGTGGATTTCTCTGAATACCGTTGCTCTCGTAACGGATAATGCAGTCTACCATTGGAGCATGGAGGGGGAGTCCCAGCCTGTGAAAATGTTTGATCGCCATTCTAGTCTTGCTGGCTGCCAGATCATCAACTACCGTACTGATGCTAAGCAGAAGTGGCTACTGCTAACTGGCATATCTGCCCAG CAAAATCGTGTTGTGGGAGCAATGCAGCTCTATTCTGTAGATAGAAAAGTGTCGCAACCTATCGAAGGGCATGCAGCTAGCTTTGCGCAGTTCAAGATGGAAGGAAATGCTGAAGAATCCACacttttctgttttgcagtaAGAGGGCAAGCTGGGGGTAAG TTGCATATCATTGAAGTTGGCACACCACCAACAGGGAATCAGCCGTTTCCAAAGAAAGCAGTGGATGTCTTCTTTCCTCCTGAAGCACAAAATGACTTTCCTGTTGCAATGCAG ATCAGTGACAAGCATGATGTGGTGTTTCTGATAACAAAATATGGCTATATCCACTTGTATGACCTTGAAACTGGCACCTGTATCTACATGAACAGAATCAGTGGAGAGACCATATTTGTTACTGCACAGcatgaagcaacagctgggattATAGGAGTCAACAGAAAGGGACAA GTGCTATCAGTGTGTGTGGAAGAAGAGAATATTATTCCCTATATCACGAATGTGCTGCAGAATCCTGACCTAGCTTTGCGAATGGCTGTCCGCAAcaacctggcaggagctgaggaACTCTTTGCCAGGAAATTCAATGCACTGTTTGCGCAAGGGAACTACTCGGAGGCAGCGAAAGTGGCAGCTAATGCCCCAAAG GGAATCCTGCGTACTCCAGACACCATACGCCGGTTCCAGAGTGTTCCAGCTCAGCCGGGACAGACTTCCCCTTTACTGCAGTATTTTGGCATTCTGCTTGATCAAGGGCAGCTGAATAAGTACGAGTCCCTGGAACTCTGCAGACCGGTGCTTCAGCAGGGACGCAAACAGCTCTTGGAAAAATGGTTAAAAGAAGATAAG TTGGAGTGCTCAGAGGAGCTGGGAGACCTCGTGAAGTCTGTAGACCCTACATTAGCGCTTAGTGTCTATCTAAGAGCCAACGTTCCGAACAAAGTCATCCAGTGTTTTGCTGAAACAGGACAAGTCCAGAAGATTGTTTTGTATGCTAAGAAG GTTGGATATACTCCAGACTGGATTTTCTTGCTGAGGAATGTAATGAGAATCAGCCCTGATCAAGGACAGCAGTTTGCACAAATGCTTGTTCAGGATGAAGAGCCTCTTGCAGACATAACACAA ATTGTGGATGTCTTTATGGAATATAACCTAATTCAGCAATGTACAGCCTTCTTGCTGGATGCACTGAAGAATAATCGTCCCTCAGAAGGTCCCCTGCAGACACGTTTACTTGAGATGAACCTCATGCATGCACCTCAG GTCGCAGATGCTATCTTGGGAAACCAAATGTTTACTCATTATGACCGGGCTCACATAGCTCAGCTGTGTGAGAAAGCTGGTTTGCTGCAGAGAGCGCTAGAACACTTCACAGACTTGTATGACATTAAACGTGCGGTAGTTCACACTCATCTTCTCAATCCTGAG TGGTTGGTGAATTATTTTGGCTCCTTATCAGTAGAAGACTCTCTGGAGTGTTTGCGTGCTATGTTATCTGCTAACATTCGTCAGAACCTGCAGATTTGTGTCCAGGTAGCTTCAAAATACCATGAACAACTATCAACACAGTCACTTATAGAGCTGTTTGAGTCTTTCAAGAGCTTTGAAG gtttgttttatttcctgGGCTCTATTGTAAACTTCAGCCAGGATCCAGATGTGCACTTCAAATATATTCAAGCTGCATGCAAGACTGGACAAATCAAAGAAGTAGAAAGAATCTGCAGGGAAAGCAACTGCTATGATCCAGAACGTGTTAAAAACTTCCTCAAG GAAGCAAAACTGACTGACCAGTTACCACTCATCATTGTGTGTGATCGTTTTGACTTTGTCCATGACCTGGTGCTGTACTTGTACAGAAATAATCTCCAAAAATACATAGAGATTTATGTACAGAAG GTGAATCCAAGCCGTCTGCCTGTTGTTATTGGTGGATTGCTTGATGTGGATTGCTCTGAAGATGTGATAAAGAACCTTATCCTTGTGGTGAGAGGTCAGTTTTCGACTGATGAACTTGTTGCAGaggtggagaaaagaaacag GCTGAAACTACTTTTGCCCTGGCTGGAGGCAAGAATTCACGAGGGTTGTGAGGAGCCTGCAACTCACAATGCACTGGCTAAAATATACATTGATAGCAACAACAACCCAGAAAGATTCCTGCGTGAGAATCCTTATTATGATAGTCGTGTTGTTGGCAAGTACTGTGAGAAGAGAGACCCTCACCTAGCCTGTGTGGCTTATGAGCGTGGACAGTGCGACTTGGAGCTTATTAAT GTATGCAATGAGAACTCTCTCTTCAAAAGCCTTTCCCGCTACTTAGTTCGCCGTAAAGACCCTGAGCTGTGGGCAAGTGTACTACTGGAAAGCAACCCTTACAGAAGACCACTAATTGACCAG GTTGTACAGACTGCACTGTCAGAGACACAGGACCCTGAGGAAGTCTCTGTTACTGTGAAGGCCTTCATGACTGCTGATCTTCCCAATGAGCTCATTGAGTTGCTGGAGAAAATTGTTCTTGACAACTCTGTGTTCAGTGAACATAG aaatcTGCAGAACCTCCTCATTCTTACAGCTATTAAGGCTGATCGTACCCGTGTCATGGAGTATATCAATCGCCTGGATAACTACGATGCTCCTGACATAGCAAATATAGCTATCAGTAATGAGCTCTTTGAGGAGGCATTTGCTATCTTCAGGAAGTTTGATGTCAACACATCAGCTGTACAG GTATTAATAGAGCACATCGGAAACCTGGATCGTGCATATGAATTTGCTGAACGCTGCAATGAGCCTGCTGTGTGGAGTCAGCTTGCTAAAGCACAGCTTCAGAAAGGGATGGTAAAGGAAGCGATTGACTCCTATATTAAAGCAGATGATCCTTCCTCATACATGGAAGTTGTTCAAGCTGCCAATGCCAGTG GAAACTGGGAAGAACTGGTGAAATATCTCCAGATGGCACGCAAGAAGGCCCGGGAGTCATATGTGGAAACAGAATTAATCTTTGCGCTCGCTAAAACAAACCGTCTAGCAGAGCTAGAGGAGTTTATCAATGGACCCAACAATGCACATATCCAGCAA GTTGGTGATCGCTGTTACGATGAAAAGATGTATGAAGCAGCTAAACTCTTGTATAACAATGTGTCCAACTTCGGCCGTTTAGCCTCAACTTTAGTTCACCTAGGTGAATACCAGGCAGCTGTGGATGGTGCTCGGAAAGCAAACAGTACTCGGACATGGAAAGAG GTCTGCTTTGCTTGTGTTGATGGAAAAGAGTTCCGCCTGGCCCAGATGTGTGGACTTCATATTGTAGTGCATGCAGATGAATTGGAAGAGCTAATCAACTACTACCAG GATCGTGGCTACTTTGAGGAGCTCATAACTATGTTGGAAGCAGCACTTGGACTTGAGCGAGCGCATATGGGAATGTTTACAGAACTAGCAATTCTCTACTCCAAATTTAAGCCACAGAAGATGAGGGAGCACTTGGAACTGTTCTGGTCCAGAGTCAACATACCAAAG GTTCTGAGAGCTGCAGAACAAGCCCATCTCTGGGCTGAACTGGTGTTCTTGTATGATAAGTATGAAGAATATGATAATGCTATAATCACAATGATGAATCACCCAACAGATGCTTGGAAAGAAGGACAGTTCAAAGATATCATCACTAAG GTGGCCAATGTGGAGCTATATTACAAGGCAGTTCAATTCTATTTGGAATTTAAACCTCTGTTGCTCAATGATCTGCTGATGGTGTTGTCCCCTCGGCTTGACCACACTCGTGCTGTCACTTTCTTCACAAAG GTTAAACAGCTACCACTGGTTAAGCCTTACTTGCGCTCAGTTCAGAATCACAACAACAAATCAGTGAATGAGTCCCTGAACAACCTCTTCATTATTGAAGAAGACTACCAG GCTCTTAGGACTTCTATAGATGCTTATGACAACTTTGACAACATTTCCCTTGCTCAACGTTTGGAGAAACATGAACTGATAGAATTCCGAAGAATTGCTGCTTATCTCTTCAAAGGAAACAACCGCTGGAAACAGAGTGTAGAACTCTGCAAGAAAGACAGACTGTATAAG GACGCAATGCAGTATGCTTCAGAATCCAAAGATACTGAGTTGGCAGAAGAATTGCTGCAGTGGTTCTTGCAGGAGAACAAGAAAGAATGCTTTGGTGCTTGTCTTTTCACCTGCTATGACCTCCTAAGGCCAGATGTTGTTTTGGAAACGGCATGGAGGCACAACATCATGGACTTTGCCATGCCCTACTTTATTCAGGTCATGAAGGAATACTTGACCAAG GTTGATGCAATAAAGGAAAAG GTGGATAAACTGGATGCATCAGAGTCtttgagaaaggaagaggagcaaGCTACAGAAACGCAACCTATTGTTTATG GTCAGCCTCAGCTAATGTTGACAGCAGGACCCAGTGTTGCAGTTCCTCCACAAGCACCTTTTGGCTACGGCTACACTGCACCTCCCTATGGGCAACCTCAGCCTGGCTTTGGGTACAGCATGTAA